In Vulpes lagopus strain Blue_001 chromosome 15, ASM1834538v1, whole genome shotgun sequence, the sequence CTGTGATTTCTTTGCAGAACTTTCCATCTCAGGGCCATGCAGAATCGTGGGGGTCACCCTtgtaaacaaaaagacaacccagcAGCTGAATTTCACAGAAGCCCAGGAAGCCTGTAGGCTGATGGGACTAACTTTGGCCAGCAAAGACCAGGTTGAAGCAGCACGGAGGTCTGGCTTTGAGACTTGCAGGTGAGAAACAACTAGATTCACAAACACTGCTGGAGTTCTTTCAGCATTGTGTTTTTGTGCAgcaatagaaataaatgtatcCATTCAACTAATGTGTATTCTATTATAGCTATGGATGGGTTGCAGATAAGCTCTTGGTCATCCCTCGGATTCTCCCAAACCCCAAGTGTGGGAAGAATGGGATAGGTGTCCTGGTTTGGAGAAATTCACTCAGCAAAAAGTTCTTGGCCTACTGTTACAACTCATCTGGTGAGTCAGATTTATAGCCTCTCCTTGTTTTCTATAGCTCTACGATCCATTTTAAGAAGAGTAACCCTGAGCAGCAATAGAAGAAATCATGGTGATGACAATttagtaccccccccccccagaatgcCTCTGTGATCAGACTAGAGGTGGCCATGTGTCCCTCAGAGGAAAAAGTTAGGGAAAATATGACTAAATGACAACATAGGGAGAGGGCTTCCCAAGAGACTCCATTACCCACACCCCTCAATCTTTTAAGGTAATGAAATATCCACTAATGACAAAGCAATGTACTGAGTGATCACACTGAACCTTGACAATCATTCTCTATATGCTTTGTTACCCCCATTTTGCAAAGGAGAAAATTCGGCTCAGAGGATGGAAGTACCTTTGTCTAAGTTCTCACTACTACAAAGATTTTAATGGAGATCTAACTCTGAAACCATGTTCTTTCCCttaaccttcatttttttagagaagaaattCAGATGCTACACTTGACATCTTTAAGGATATGATCATTTTATGAAGGAAGGACTTGAAGGTAGAAAATAGAATTGGTTTGCTCATGGTCACACAGTTGTCCCTTTAACCTGGTGTGGAGACCACAGCCACTTTATCCCAAGTGCTTCACCTAAGGAACATCTCAGAAAGTTTTTCTTTCACTAAATACTTGCTCTCAGGTTATCATAAGAACCTCTGTTGATTTATTACTCTTCACACATACTCATAAATCCAACCTTCTAAAAGTCAGACAGTTAAGTGGTCATATACAAGGATAAATTCCAAAGTCATTCTAAAATCTAAGAGACAAATGTGCACTAGCTACATTTTGCTGCCCAAAGGCAATATAGAGTCCAATTGGTTCTCTGAATTGAGAGGCTCTGACCTAGAAAGAGACCTGAAAGATGCTTTGTCTTCTTTCCTCATTTCATGGATGAAATGATAGCTCAGATTGGAGGTTTGGCTCTGCATTCACCATCTGTTTCATGCTGTACCCTCTGCCACAATACCCATCTTCCTTTCTACTTAGCTAACTGCTACTCTTTATTCAATTCTCAAGTACCATCCTCTTCAAGAAGCCTTTCCATACTCCTTACTCCTATCTTTCCTCTTGGATTCCAACCACATTCTCTGTTTAATATCAGAGTGCTTGGCACATTCTAAAGAAATTATTCATAGTTTGGAGAGGAAGGAGAGCTAGGGCCTAACACTTCCAGGTGTGCCCTCAATCTAGTAGGAATCATGGTTACCAGACTGCTGTTCCTCCCACACACTGTAGCCCCTCTTGGCTATACTTAATGACAAGAGGCAAAGGAAATTAACTCTTAGATAGATCTTGTCTATCATGCCCATACATTATGCTAGGCCCTACACATTTAGTATCTCATTAATCCTCAGTAAAATGACATAAATGTATCATTTGTAATTTCCAGGAGAAATAACTGATGCTTAGTATGTATTTTTGCTATGGTCATAGTCAATAAGGGaaagagccaggatttaaatctTGAGCCATGCTACTTCCATGTAGCACCTTCCATGGTGATGACTATACATCAATAACATATCAGGCGTGGGTTGGGTTCTGGGcgtcaatattttttaaaagctccccagatgattccaaCCTGTAGTCAGGGTTCAAAATCACTTTTCCCCAGGGGATCTCTAAGATCTAAGTTTTAGGATTCCCAGTACTTCTAGAGCCCCCTATTTCTTTGCAATTGCAATAATCTCCCTTGTTCCTGGGTTGTACTCTCTCCCCACTGCATTTcatcctccaccacctccactgATAATTATGTTACTCCTCTACTCCACAGCGCTTGGGTGACTTCCTATTTGAGAATATGATGTAAACTATGAAGCCTTTTACACATAAAAGTGAGCATGTATGAGAACTCCTGTATATCAGTTGGGAGGTTTGTAGAACCAATTGAAAATTCTATCTcctacaaaataaatttcaaatgctTTAACACGGCAATTATGAATCTCAATACTCTGGCTTCAGCTTATCTTCCCAGTCATCTCCTGCTTGCAGTCTTTCATGTTCCCAATCATATACACACACTACCTCTCCAGCCACACTACTCTTTATCATTTTTCTAGAACTACATTTTCAAGCTTCTGGATTCTTGGGTTATGCTATTCCTATTGACTAGAATATTCTATTACCTCTTCCACTAGATGAACTACTGCTGTGTTCCAGCCATACCAGTCTTTTACTCATCAAACACACTGAATTAATTCAACTTTGGGCTCTTGAACTTCCTGTTTTCTTTACTTGGAATGCTTTGCCCTAGATCTTCAATTACTGGCTACTTTTTTTATCACTTAGGTCTCAGTTTAAGTATCAcctcttcactttcttttatcATCCTATTCAAAGTATCCATCTCCCATTCCCCACCCCTACCAGTTTACCAAATCTTTATCATGTTTAATATTCTTCTTAACATTGATCATCCTCTGAAatttctggggttttgttttgttttgttttgagagggagaggggctgggcaTGGtgcagagagagatgaagagagaggaCCCCAAGCAGGCTAAACACTCAGCCTGGAGCCTTGcacgaggcttgatctcacaaacctgaggtcacaacctgaactgagatcaagagtcagacacttaaccacctaagccacccaggcaccctgtggccttctttctttcttttttttttttaaatctatcctTCCATTATATATAAGCCTCTTAAAAGTAAGGACTCTGTCTTCTTTTTACCATGACCTTAGCACTTAAAAGAATGTTTGGCACAGAGTTggagtttatttaataaatacttgttgaacaaACACATTAATCCTCCATACCCTGCCCAAATGCCATCTCCTCTGTGAATCCCCAGTGATTTCCTCTTACCTTTATCAGAATACATTTGTCCTGAAAACTGGAACTATGCTGTACATCTCCATATTTTCAGTTCCCAACATAGTATGTTGTGCTcagtattttttcccctaataaaGAGATATTCAAACTGAGCTAAGCAAAAAGGGGGCAAAGAGTCTTACAAGTAAAGAAAGCATTATGGCCAAAGACTTGGATATGAGAGAAAGCATatcaaagaacagaagaaatcTGAGTAGGCAAGAGGAATGAGAAGCACACTGATCAGATAAGGCTAGCCATGTCAGTAGGGGATACATCACAGGAGCCCTTACAGGCCATGCAATCGAGGCAGTCACTGAAAGATTCTAAGGAAGGAAGTGATATGATTAGATATGCATTTTTGTAAGATCATTCTGGCTACAATATAATGGAATTGAAGAGGAGTAAGACTAGAGGCAGGAAGGACAGTTAGGAGGCTGCTGTAATACTTAATTCTTACTGTATTTTTCCCTCTCCCAACAGATACTTGGATTAATTCATGCATTCCAGAAATTATCACCACCAAAGATCCCATATTCAACATTCAAGAGACAATATACACAACAGAAATGACAGTCAGTGACAGTACATACTCAGCTTCATCTACTGATGCACCTTACTCTGCTACACCTACTCTTGCTCCTACTTCTGCTCTGGCTTCCACTTCTACTCGACggaaaagaaaattgatttgTGTAACAGAAGCCTTCGTGGAAACTAGCACCGTATCTACAGAAACTGAgtcatatattgaaaataaagcaGCATTCAAGAATGAGGTCATTGGGTTTGGAGGTAAAAGATTTCTGTGTattgtatgtgtctgtgtttgtacATTTATGTATAACAGACAATACATAAAAACTAGGTTGTCTTCAGATTAGGTAGTCAGACTCAGACCTGCCAAatacaagtaaaatcttaatgcAAACTCAAATTTCATAAAGCCATAGAACTTGAGGGCTCTAAAAATCCTTAATGATTAAACTAAAAATCACAAGTGTAAAATAGCTTCACTTTTAAAActcaaacctttttaaaaataagtcatcatCTATTAATACatcaaagttcttttaaaaatatataccttcaaaaaatatatatataccttcaGTACCTATGATAGAAAGTCTTCCTATTTAATTAGTTCCAAACCTATCTTAAGGCCACAGAGAGGAAATGGATTCTGTCATATTGCAATTTATAGaatagagagagcatgtgaggcAAGGCCAAGGATTTCTATAGGCAAGAAGCAAAGAACCAGATGTGGGCCCAACATTCTAAGTAGCCCCTTTGTGGTCACAGAGAAGGCTTTTCTCCTGCATTATCTGTTGTCTGTATCCTGTGTAAAGAATTCTTAGAAGAGCAACACACAACAATGCTTAAGCAAAGGACCAACAGGCCATGTCTCTGTTTCCTCTAGGTGTCCCCACGGCTTTGCTAGTGCTTGCACTCCTCTTCTTTGCTGCCGCAGCTGGTCTGGCGGTTTGCTACGTCAAAAGGTGAGGTTGTTGGCCCATTGTTAGTCTTATAATTTATGTCACATGCCTATCTTGTGTTTTTCCAGGGTTTTTAGCATTTTCTTAGTCAAAACAGAAATGAGAGTCTTCTTATATTgtaaattttcttcttcatttcacctctcctccccaccacccaatCTTTCCTACTATTTCAGCACATGCATGTCATCTAGATTTTAGAAACAGGTCAATGCTGTCACTTTGAAAATTAAGAGATAAGAAGAAAAGACTGACATCTAGGGgggaaaatatatgttttattttgattctcAATTCTTTGTTGTTGGTGGGAGGGTTATGAGGTCAGCCTCAAGTTTGGCCTGCAAACTTACTGCCTCATCTAACTGAATCCATTAAGGTGGGAATGCATTAATATATTTGAGTGTGCATGTGTTACaatctctctgaaataaagataCCCAGTGTACTGTGCTAATATGAGCTATCACAGACAAAGCATTACCTATTGTCATATGTGTTACATAGAaatctgtcattttaattttatgattatgCCTTTAGGTATGTGAAGACCTTTCCTTTTACAAACAAGAATCAGCAGAAGGAAATGATTGAAACCAAAGTagtaaaggaagagaaagccGATGATAGCAATCCTAATGAAGAATCaaagaaaactgataaaaagCCAGAAGAGCCCAAGAGTCCAACCAAAACCACAGTGCAATGCATGGAAGCTGAagtttaaaacagaaagaaatgggaagacacACCTGAGGCTGATTTCTTTCCTGACACATATCCTGGCCCCAGATGGGGAAACTTAAAGGACAAGAACCCAACAAGAAAGTCTACCCTTGGTTCTTAAATGGAATCAACTCAGGACTACCTTTGGACTATGGAGTTCACCAAATGGTGAACTTCTTCTGTAATTCTTTCTGGATCCTATCCTCCTACCTCCAAAGCTTCCCACAGCTTTCTAGCCTGACTATGTCCTAATAATATCTCTGTGGGATAAAGGAGCTTCACAAAGCACAAGGACCTAAAACAACTAATCAGAACACATTTATAAAGAGGCttctcagttggctgagcatagCTGAGTTGAGAACCAAGAAACCATTGAGACTAAGGCTTTCTCTATTGATTCCACAGGCCAGATCCTTTCTTCATTCTGAAAAGGTAACACACATCATCTGGCATGCCCTTCTGAGCCAGGCAagaacaaaagaaggaaggaaaagttcaGCAACTGAAGGCCACAGAGATTCCCATGACTTGAGACCTGATCTTTCTGTAAAGCCTAACTAAGTaagtagagaaaaagaatgaggccAACAATGTTGCCAGCATATGGTCATTGGCAACTGTAAATACAGATAGGGTCATAGTAGTCATCTCTGAATAATCTGAGTTGGAATCactttttagtgatttttttacttttgtaaggaacaaaaaaatctcttacaaatttttagttttatctgaGTTTTATCTGAGAAATTATTACTGAGGAAAATTACTGTGTTAAAAAGGAGTaaaatttagcaaacatttattgaatatgttAGGTGCTGGGAAGGTATGACATTCTATAATTGAATGTTATTTATCAAAAACTTGCATACAGAGTAAAATGTATGTAgctaattttttcaatttttatatccCTAGCTTATCTACTTGGAAAACTAATTTTTTACTAAGACTAGtctattcattattttctctaaCATGCAGTCATTATAAccttaatttattattaacataCCTAAAAAGTATATTATTACCTCTATACACAAAAgcacactttaaaaatgtcattaataaATGTATCATCAGTTCTTTTTTCAGCAAGAAGAGCCCAAGAGGTGTAGAGatttgtgttaaaaaaataaaagtatttagaaaATTTCTTTGCTCCCTTATTTACACAGATGagttatatctttcttttttaatttaaattcaattagccaacatatagtatatacttAATTTCAGATGTAATGTTCAATGATTTagcagttgcatgtaacacccagtgctcaccacaccACATGCCTTTCTTAATGCCTATCACCAaattaccccatcctccaccctcctcGCCTCCATCAACCCCCAGTGTCTTTCCTATAGTTAACagtctctcatgtttttctccctttctgatgacttcccatGCAGCTTGTACTACATGgcttacaaatatttgtttttcaacaACCAAAATTGTCCCTCTTACTTTTGCAAAAAAACAGATTACTTCAATATTGCATTAAAGTAATGCACTGAAGTTATGTGTTATATACCTttcctgcatatatatatatatatatatatatatatatatatatataatcacaggTCTACTTAAGTGCTAAAGataggattcaatcccaggtcagAATAACTACAGAGCTCATACTTCTTTCCCTAAACCACCACACTTCTTTTGCAAATGACAATATAGAGATGTCAACTATTCCACTATGTAAGTTTGAAATCAGTCACTTGCCAAAAACAACAatggtaaaataagaaaaactcaGGAATCCCAACCCAACTTcaggaaatttttcttaaatccatTTCACTAACAAGGAAAAAGGGGAACACTAAAAACCTTTGAGAACTGTACCCTCATTGATGCAGACACCAACCTCAGCAAAGCCTAAGACTTAACTGCCCCAGCTTATACACTCAGAAAATGTAAGGCCCACAAAAATCCAAGATAAGCTTCTCAAAATTCTTAattcacaaagttaaaaaaatgaaggattaaTCACTAAAACATAGTGATTAAATAGGACAAAATAGGATCAAATGTCATAGATAGCTAGAAGTAGAGCTTGGTCTAGAGGTCTCCTTCTTCCTAGTcaaattctcttttattctccATTAAACATAGAGAAATTGGAAGAACATGAGGTATGACTCCAGTTCAGACCTACAGTCCAGCCTACCAAAGCCAGTCTTCAAACAAGGCAAGCAGACAGTCATCTAATTATGTTTCTAGGTGGTACACAGGATCTCCCTGCCCAGAAATGCCTCCTCTTCATGCCAACCTCCCTGGCTCAAATAGTATACATCTACCCCCTTGTAAAACTATctgctttttataaaaaacagGCCAACTATCAATATAAATATGCTGATGTGGTTCCAGTAAAAACAAACTTATTTCTAAGGATATAAAGCTAGAGTAAAGAAGATGACTTGAGGCCCAGCGTATGTTTGTACATAGTGGGAGTTTATAAATGCCCATTGGCTTGAATAGGATTGAATCATGTTGATTTCCCGAGCAAAGAATCCAATATGTTACTGCCCTTCTCCAGACTTTTAGCTAGTGCCCAAAGCAAAATCAATTGCTCCAGGAAAAAGCAGGTTTCTaaggacaataataataataatatacaagTAAAAAGAATCAGAATGTTTTTTCATGTTTAGGACCTAGGGAGCTGTACtgaagcaaacaaagaaacaaaagcaaaaaactccCAGAGAACCTGATCCGGCTGGTCCCAGGATCAGTAAATGGGAATTGCTGAACTACAGAAAAGAGGGATTAAAGGAAGTAAGACAAAGCATACCAGTGTGAAATGATAAGGGCTTGGACTATGGCAATGAAGATAGAGGACAGAAAATGGATTCCAAATATATTTCTGAgactaaaatcagaaatactgGCTAATTGATGAGATATTAAAGTAACACAAAAATGACAGTGGAATTTTCAATTTGGGCAACTACATGAATGGTTATTTCACTAGCAAAGTTAGAATATGAGGAAAAAGGAACCATATTTGAGATAGAAAATGAGCTTGGCCTGAGTATGTTATTTCTGGTATGGAAACAGAAAATCTTGATGGAAGTATCTAAATAATAGGTAAATTTTTAGATACAGGAGAAAGCAGGactaaaggattttttaaagccattaacATGCAAGTGTCTTGGAAGGGAATAAGGAGAAATTAGTTTGgaggtgaaaaatgaaaaatatccaaTAGTGGACAGTGAAAACAGTGGCAAGACAAATATTAACATGCAAACTTTACTCCTCTAATTGCCAGTCTAATTTTCCCCGTGTCTCCCCCTCAAAAAAGGAATGGTTTACTTTGCTGGAGAGAGTCAAAATCAACCTTAGGAATGAGGAGGcaagaataaaagggaaatggggaaagaaagaatcacagGGGGCTAGGTGTCGAGAGAGATTTGGGGGATTTATGGAAGGAGATGCCCCACAGTACATGGGGGCTATGATGGAAGTAGATAGGATTGGAAGGAAATTCTTACAAACTTTTCTGTGGCATATGTATGATCAtagtttttgagaaattttatttttttatttttttaagattttatttatttattcaagagagagagagaggcagagacagaggcagagggaaaagcaggctccatgcagggagcctgatgtgggactcaatcctgggactccaggatcacaccctgggctgaaggcaggcactaagccgctgagccacccagagatccccaagataaattttttaaaaaggattattgtGAAGTTAACTTTGTTTGTTGTGCtatgtttctttcatttcagcACCACTCCAAGCCTGAATCATGGAGACCTATgcttaataaagaataaagaattattaGACTTGATAATATAGTAAGAAAGTATGGTTTCTGGAATACtatcattacattaaaaaaaatacagtcccTAGAGTAGTATCACTCAGGGAACATGAATTAAGGGACATAAGAGTTTGAATGTGACATTAGATATTAACTGGAATGGAATGAACTCAATTTACTTTGACTTCTCCTTGCTATTTCCCAAACCTAAGCTCAAGCTCTTATCACTTTTCTTCTATTTCGTTGCTCTGTTTCCAGTCTCAGCAACCTCTCTGTCATATCTTGAGTCCAACCCCTTACACTACATATATGAATTTTCTCAGATACAGAGCTTATTATGCCACTCCTTGGACCTTTGGGgacccttcattttttttccagaagcaaATCCAAACACATTACTATTCTAAGTGGATATGGTAGGTTGGCATTCAGCAACCATTAAGTGTGTGCCTTCCTAAACCATAGaggatgaaaaattaaaactgccTTTCCCAGATTGTCTACAGCTGGACTTCCAGAATCAAAAGGGTCTACAAATTAATGCACATCCACATGAGTAAGAAGGCAAAAAAGGAGGAGAGACCAACTTTATGCTACTTCAGCTACTGATACAGGCAAGTATGATCATGGAGATACTGGGCTTTCTGGCAGCAAAGCTCCAGAAGCTAGCCTAGCTTCATGGATGTTGAGAAGCAATTATAGTCATAGCAGTGATCAGACTTAGTTTTAAACACTTCTAATCATCTTATAAGTACCTAATTCCCCATATTAaactttttctgtttaaaatatgtggagagggggatgcctgggtggctcaccggttgagcgtctgccttcggctcagggcatgatcctgggatccgggattgagtcccgcatcgggctccctgcatggagcctgcttctccttctgcctatgtctctgcctctctctctttctgtctctcattaataaataaaatcttcttaaaaataaataaaataaaatatgtagagaggtttctgtttctcttgaaGGGAACCCTGACTGATTGATACAAatgacattaaaaacattttacgggatgcctgggtggctcagtggttgagcgtcagccttcagctcagggtgtgatcctggagacccaggatcaagtcccacatcaggtccccaGCATGGAgaactccttctccctctgcctgtgtctctgcctctctctctctcactc encodes:
- the LYVE1 gene encoding lymphatic vessel endothelial hyaluronic acid receptor 1 yields the protein MAKCFSLVLLLASIWTTRLLVHATLRVEELSISGPCRIVGVTLVNKKTTQQLNFTEAQEACRLMGLTLASKDQVEAARRSGFETCSYGWVADKLLVIPRILPNPKCGKNGIGVLVWRNSLSKKFLAYCYNSSDTWINSCIPEIITTKDPIFNIQETIYTTEMTVSDSTYSASSTDAPYSATPTLAPTSALASTSTRRKRKLICVTEAFVETSTVSTETESYIENKAAFKNEVIGFGGVPTALLVLALLFFAAAAGLAVCYVKRYVKTFPFTNKNQQKEMIETKVVKEEKADDSNPNEESKKTDKKPEEPKSPTKTTVQCMEAEV